A region from the Spea bombifrons isolate aSpeBom1 chromosome 7, aSpeBom1.2.pri, whole genome shotgun sequence genome encodes:
- the LOC128501255 gene encoding cytochrome P450 20A1, whose product MLDFAIFAITFLLILVGAVLYLYPSSRQACGIPGLAPTEEKDGNLQDIVSKGSLHEFLVNLHERFGPVASFWFGRRLVVSLGSLDLLKQHINPNKTSDPFQMMLKSLLGYQSGVIGEAAENHIQKKLYENAINKALQSNFSIIVKLSEELLAKWNSYPQSQHVPLCQHMIGFAMKAVTQTAMGSSFEDDQEVIHFRRNHDAIWSEIGKGFLDGSIERSPNRKKLYEKALTEMETVLKKAIRERRGKNLGRHVFVDSLLQGNLSDKQVLEDSMIFSLAGCVITANLCTWAIYFLTSSEVAQEKLYKEVTRVLGKGPITLEKIEQLSYCRQILCETVRTASLTPISARLQELEGRIDQHVIPKETLVLYALGVVLQDSNVWPSAYRFNPDRFEDETTKQNLILLGFSGSQACPELRFAYMVATVLLCVLVRKLHLLPVEGQVMETRYELVTSPKEEAWLTVSKRNPAN is encoded by the exons ATGTTGGACTTCGCTATATTCGCGATCACCTTCCTGCTAATTTTGGTGGGAGCTGTGCTGTATCTTTATCCG TCTTCCAGGCAAGCATGTGGCATCCCTGGACTTGCTCCTACCGAAGAGAA AGATGGGAACCTTCAAGATATTGTCAGCAAAGGAAGTCTGCATGAATTTCTAGTCAACCTACATGAAAGATTTGGGCCTGTTGCGTCCTTTTGGTTTGGTCGTCGACTTGTTGTTAGCCTAGGGTCTTTGGACTTATTAAAACAACATATCAACCCCAATAAGACCT CggatccatttcaaatgatGCTGAAATCTTTATTGGGATATCAGTCAGGAGTCATTGGGGAAGCAGCCGAAAATCACATACAGAAAAAGCTTTATGAGAATGCAATCAACAAAGCACTGCAAAGCAACTTCAGCATAATAGTTAAG CTGTCAGAGGAGTTGTTGGCAAAGTGGAATTCCTACCCGCAGTCTCAGCATGTGCCTCTATGCCAACACATGATTGGGTTTGCGATGAAAGCAGTTACCCAGACAGCCATGGGAAGCAGCTTTGAGGATGATCAGGAAGTTATCCACTTTCGCAGAAACCATGATGCA ATATGGTCTGAAATTGGGAAAGGTTTCCTGGATGGATCAATTGAAAGAAGTCCTAATCGTAAAAAGCTCTATGAAAAGG CCTTGACAGAGATGGAAACGGTTCTAAAGAAGGCCATAAGGGAGCGCAGAGGGAAGAACCTTGGTCGTCATGTATTTGTCGACTCTTTGCTTCAAGGGAACCTTAGTGACAAACAG gtCTTAGAAGACAGTATGATCTTCTCCTTGGCTGGTTGTGTGATTACCGCGAACT TGTGTACATGGGCTATATATTTCCTGACTTCATCAGAGGTTGCTCAGGAAAAGCTGTACAAGGAGGTGACCAGAGTCTTGGGGAAGGGACCCATCACCTTGGAAAAAATAGAACAGCTCAG CtactgccggcagattctgtgtgAAACTGTACGTACTGCCAGCCTCACTCCTATCTCTGCCCGGCTTCAGGAGTTAGAGGGGAGGATCGACCAGCATGTCATTCCTAAAGAG ACTCTTGTCTTGTATGCCCTCGGAGTTGTGCTTCAGGACAGCAATGTTTGGCCATCAGCCTACAG ATTTAATCCTGATAGATTTGAGGATGAAACAACCAAGCAGAACCTTATTTTGCTGGGTTTTTCAGGAAGCCAGGCATGTCCTGAATTAAG ATTTGCCTATATGGTGGCCACTGTCCTTCTTTGTGTCCTTGTAAGGAAACTCCATTTACTTCCAGTGGAAGGGCAGGTAATGGAAACAAGGTATGAGCTTGTGACATCACCAAAAGAAGAGGCCTGGCTCACAGTGTCAAAGAGGAACCCAGCCAATTAG
- the LOC128501259 gene encoding alpha-aspartyl dipeptidase-like has protein sequence MMATKKRLLLISNSTLHGGGYLGHCQDHIKKFLGEQIKRVLFIPYALHDRDAYAKMARQKFESLGYGLDSVHEVPNPVYAVQQSEAIFIGGGNTFRLLKALYDNDLISAIRSKVFEDGVPYIGSSAGTNVATISIHTTNDMPIVYPPSLHALGLVPFNINPHYLDPETNSKHMGETREQRISQYHEEPNTPPVLGLREGSMLLVEGNKATLLGVTGARLFLRGKPPSEHEPGQDFSFLLMQS, from the exons ATGATGGCCACCAAGAAACGTCTCCTGCTTATTTCCAACTCCACACTACATGGAGGGGGATATCTGGGGCACTGCCAGGACCATATCAAAAAGTTTTTAGGGGA ACAAATCAAAAGGGTCCTTTTCATTCCGTATGCGCTCCATGACAGAGATGCTTATGCGAAAATGGCAAGACAGAAGTTTGAAAGCCTGG GTTATGGTCTGGATAGTGTTCATGAAGTTCCCAACCCAGTATATGCTGTCCAACAATCTGAAGCCATCTTTATTG GTGGTGGTAACACTTTTCGGCTCTTGAAGGCTCTGTACGATAATGATTTGATTTCTGCTATAAGGAGTAAAGTGTTTGAG gatGGGGTGCCATACATTGGGTCCAGTGCTGGTACAAATGTGGCTACAATCAGCATTCACACCACCAATGACATGCCAATTGTGTACCCACCCTCTCTACATGCTCTAGGTTTGGTGCCTTTCAACATAAACCCTCATTATCTGGATCCAGAGACCAATAGCAAGCATATGGGG gaaacacGGGAACAGAGGATTTCCCAATACCATGAAGAACCCAATACTCCGCCTGTACTT GGTCTGCGAGAAGGTAGTATGCTCTTAGTGGAAGGTAACAAAGCGACTCTCCTCGGTGTTACAGGAGCACGCTTATTTTTAAG